A genomic segment from Halomonas sp. GD1P12 encodes:
- a CDS encoding D-serine ammonia-lyase yields the protein MADHALDHWQALARAGTDPLLRALTRREATFWVNSKRTMFESVRDTLPLRAADIDEAAARLERFAPYFAQVFPETAAAGGIIESPLHRADTLSFAAAQRWRVSAPASLWIKCDSHLPISGSIKARGGFHEVLLHAETLALEHGLVALADDYACFATAAFKTLFAHHSIVVGSTGNLGLSIGILSAQLGFKVTVHMSADARHWKKALLREKGVDVVEHPSDYSVAVAQGREEALATPRCHFVDDEDSTALFLGYAVAARRLARQLDAEGIRVDAEHPLIVYLPCGVGGGPGGVAFGLKHAFGDAVHCVFAEPTSSPCMLLGMATELHNAISVQDIGLDNLTCADGLAVGRPSAFVGTLMEPMLDALYTVSDEELYALVAMTQKHEKLALEPSAVAGLPGFAHLARADRATLDTLGLAGHLAKATHLVWATGGSMVPEEQMREYLDKGRAALSRAEAPIA from the coding sequence ATGGCCGACCACGCCCTCGACCACTGGCAGGCGCTCGCCCGCGCCGGCACCGACCCGCTGCTGCGCGCGCTGACCCGGCGCGAGGCGACCTTCTGGGTCAACTCGAAACGCACGATGTTTGAGAGCGTTCGCGACACGCTGCCGCTGCGCGCGGCGGACATCGACGAAGCCGCCGCACGGCTTGAGCGCTTCGCCCCCTACTTCGCTCAGGTGTTTCCGGAAACCGCCGCGGCCGGGGGCATCATCGAGTCGCCGCTACACCGCGCCGATACGCTCTCCTTCGCCGCCGCCCAGCGCTGGCGGGTCTCCGCGCCGGCAAGCCTGTGGATCAAGTGCGATAGCCACCTGCCGATTTCGGGCTCGATCAAGGCCCGAGGCGGCTTTCACGAAGTGCTGCTCCACGCCGAAACCCTGGCCCTGGAGCACGGACTGGTTGCACTCGCCGACGACTACGCCTGCTTCGCCACGGCGGCGTTCAAAACGCTGTTCGCGCACCACTCGATCGTGGTGGGCTCGACCGGCAATCTGGGGCTGAGCATCGGCATCCTGAGCGCCCAGCTCGGTTTCAAGGTCACGGTGCACATGTCCGCCGACGCCAGGCACTGGAAGAAGGCGCTGCTGCGCGAGAAAGGGGTTGACGTAGTCGAGCATCCCTCCGACTACAGCGTCGCCGTTGCCCAGGGCCGTGAGGAAGCGCTGGCCACACCGCGCTGCCACTTCGTCGACGATGAGGACTCGACGGCGCTGTTTCTGGGCTACGCCGTCGCCGCCCGGCGCCTGGCACGCCAGCTCGACGCAGAAGGCATTCGGGTAGATGCAGAGCACCCGCTGATCGTCTACCTGCCCTGCGGGGTCGGCGGTGGCCCGGGCGGGGTCGCCTTCGGTTTGAAACACGCCTTCGGTGACGCAGTGCACTGCGTGTTCGCCGAGCCCACGTCGTCACCCTGCATGCTGCTGGGCATGGCCACCGAACTGCACAACGCCATCAGCGTTCAGGATATCGGCCTCGATAATCTCACCTGCGCCGACGGCCTGGCGGTCGGGCGGCCCTCGGCGTTCGTCGGCACGCTCATGGAGCCGATGCTCGACGCGCTCTACACCGTCAGCGACGAGGAGCTCTACGCCCTGGTCGCCATGACGCAAAAGCACGAAAAGCTGGCGCTGGAACCCTCCGCCGTCGCGGGCCTGCCGGGCTTCGCGCACCTGGCCCGCGCCGACCGCGCCACGCTCGACACCCTCGGCCTTGCCGGCCACCTCGCCAAGGCCACCCACCTGGTCTGGGCCACCGGCGGCTCGATGGTGCCCGAGGAGCAGATGCGGGAGTATCTGGACAAGGGCCGCGCGGCGCTGTCCAGGGCCGAGGCGCCCATCGCCTAA
- a CDS encoding cytochrome c oxidase assembly protein, translating to MHAGHPASPLDWLPFLLVVLVTCQYLAAAGLQRAGGSGWSLWRCGFFLFGSALLAIAFWPLLMAWAHGDLVGHMTLHLLIGMFAPLFWVLAAPTTLLLKTLPQAGGKWMVRFLHSRFMRLVTHPVTATLLNVGGMYVLYLTPLYAASLESSLLHYMIHLHFLLAGYLFCWAILAEPDTSPHRLSLCFRLIVLFAAIATHSLLGKLMYGWGFPRDTGHALEHVQAAAQWMYYGGDLAEVLLAVVLMTLWLRRPAGRREALLGSHPQTG from the coding sequence ATGCACGCCGGCCACCCCGCTTCGCCGCTCGACTGGCTGCCGTTTTTACTGGTCGTGCTCGTCACCTGCCAGTATCTGGCGGCGGCCGGGCTTCAGCGGGCGGGTGGGTCTGGCTGGAGCCTCTGGCGCTGCGGCTTTTTCCTTTTTGGCAGCGCACTTCTGGCCATTGCCTTCTGGCCCTTGTTGATGGCCTGGGCGCATGGCGATCTGGTCGGCCATATGACGCTGCACCTTTTGATCGGCATGTTTGCGCCGCTTTTCTGGGTGTTGGCCGCGCCGACGACGCTGCTACTCAAAACGCTGCCCCAGGCGGGCGGGAAATGGATGGTGAGGTTCCTGCACAGCCGTTTCATGCGCCTGGTGACCCACCCGGTCACCGCAACGCTGCTCAACGTGGGCGGCATGTACGTACTTTATCTGACGCCGCTCTACGCCGCCTCGCTGGAAAGCTCCCTACTTCACTACATGATTCACCTGCACTTTCTGCTTGCGGGGTATCTCTTCTGCTGGGCGATCCTCGCCGAGCCCGACACCTCGCCCCACCGGTTAAGCCTGTGCTTTCGTCTGATCGTGCTATTCGCCGCGATCGCCACCCACAGCCTGCTGGGCAAGCTGATGTACGGCTGGGGGTTTCCCCGCGACACCGGCCACGCTCTCGAGCACGTCCAGGCCGCCGCCCAGTGGATGTACTACGGCGGCGACCTGGCCGAGGTGTTGCTGGCGGTGGTGCTGATGACGTTGTGGTTGCGGCGGCCGGCGGGGCGGCGCGAGGCCCTGCTGGGCTCGCATCCGCAGACCGGTTAG
- a CDS encoding ABC transporter substrate-binding protein: protein MLKRSPALALAGLCVSLGAPPHAQAATAYPLTLESCGHEITLEKAPARVVTIGQAPTEMLYLLGLEEHVAGTSLWVNPVLEAFAEANADVERLSDNAPSFESVLAQEPDLVISAYEWMVGPAGVVGTPAMFDDAGVPLWTLPTECVGKDNHQSMDGARERLFDPALVYQSIETLAEIFDVVERGENAVSDLQARETAAIEAAQALDLQGELRGVFWYSSADLGIDPYVAGVNSVPDWMMTTLGIDNVVRIDQEWPTVGWESIARADPTFIAAARMDRRRFPADDIAVKREFLQNDPVTRLLEAVEQDRLVEIDAHAMDPSIRSIYALETLVEALAEMDLSS from the coding sequence ATGTTGAAGCGATCCCCGGCGCTGGCCCTGGCAGGGCTGTGCGTCTCTCTGGGCGCGCCCCCGCACGCCCAGGCCGCCACCGCCTACCCGCTAACGCTCGAAAGTTGCGGCCACGAAATCACCCTGGAAAAAGCGCCGGCGCGCGTGGTCACCATCGGCCAGGCGCCGACGGAAATGCTCTACCTGCTGGGCCTTGAAGAGCACGTGGCAGGCACCTCGCTCTGGGTCAATCCGGTGCTCGAGGCGTTTGCCGAGGCGAATGCCGACGTCGAGCGGTTGTCCGACAACGCGCCGAGCTTCGAGAGCGTGCTGGCGCAAGAGCCGGACCTGGTGATCTCTGCTTACGAGTGGATGGTCGGCCCGGCCGGCGTCGTGGGTACGCCCGCGATGTTCGATGACGCCGGCGTGCCGCTCTGGACGCTGCCCACCGAGTGTGTGGGCAAGGACAACCATCAGAGCATGGATGGCGCCCGCGAACGCCTGTTTGACCCGGCGCTGGTGTACCAGAGTATCGAAACGCTGGCCGAGATCTTCGACGTCGTCGAGCGCGGCGAGAATGCCGTGAGCGATCTTCAGGCGCGAGAAACCGCCGCAATCGAGGCCGCTCAGGCGCTCGATTTGCAGGGCGAACTGCGCGGGGTGTTCTGGTACTCCTCGGCGGACCTGGGGATCGATCCGTACGTTGCCGGCGTCAACAGCGTGCCGGACTGGATGATGACGACGCTTGGCATCGACAACGTGGTGCGTATTGATCAGGAGTGGCCGACGGTGGGCTGGGAGAGCATCGCCCGCGCCGACCCCACCTTCATCGCTGCCGCGCGCATGGATCGGCGCCGCTTTCCCGCCGACGACATCGCTGTGAAACGCGAATTCCTGCAAAACGATCCGGTCACCCGGCTGCTCGAGGCCGTCGAGCAGGACCGGCTGGTCGAGATCGACGCCCACGCCATGGATCCGTCGATTCGCAGCATCTACGCCCTCGAGACGCTGGTCGAGGCGCTGGCCGAGATGGATCTGTCGTCCTGA
- a CDS encoding alpha/beta fold hydrolase yields the protein MLNRTSITARNNVTVTGEGAKTLVLAHGFGCDQRVWQYVVPTLSKRYTLVLFDYVGSGRSQLSAFSQARYATLEGYAQDVVEICKTLDLRDVHFVGHSVSATIGQLAALEIPERIASQIMICPSPCFLNVGPEYQGGFERADLEELIELMDRNYIGWAHYLAPLVMGPESSEQLIGELSESFCSTDPVVAKVFAKATFFADYRHLLPRVTPPALLLQSQVDSLASPAVGRYMHARMPQSTLRELPCVGHCTHMTHPETVIREIDAWLGQSS from the coding sequence TTGCTGAACAGGACATCCATCACGGCGCGCAATAACGTGACCGTGACAGGAGAAGGGGCAAAAACGCTCGTGCTGGCCCACGGCTTCGGCTGCGATCAGCGGGTGTGGCAGTACGTCGTGCCCACGCTTTCAAAGCGCTACACGCTGGTGCTGTTCGACTACGTCGGCTCGGGGCGCTCGCAGCTGTCGGCGTTCAGCCAGGCGCGCTACGCCACGCTGGAGGGTTACGCGCAGGACGTCGTGGAGATCTGTAAGACGCTCGATTTACGCGACGTTCATTTCGTCGGCCACTCCGTCAGCGCCACGATCGGGCAGCTGGCGGCGCTCGAGATCCCCGAGCGTATTGCCAGCCAGATCATGATCTGCCCCTCGCCCTGTTTTCTCAACGTGGGGCCGGAGTACCAGGGCGGCTTCGAGCGCGCCGATCTCGAAGAACTGATCGAGCTGATGGATCGCAACTACATCGGCTGGGCTCACTATCTGGCGCCGCTGGTGATGGGCCCGGAAAGCTCGGAACAGCTGATCGGCGAGCTCTCGGAAAGCTTCTGCTCCACCGATCCGGTCGTGGCCAAGGTATTCGCCAAGGCGACCTTCTTCGCCGACTACCGGCACCTGCTTCCCCGGGTGACGCCTCCGGCGCTGCTGCTGCAAAGCCAGGTCGACTCACTGGCAAGCCCCGCGGTGGGGCGCTATATGCATGCGCGCATGCCGCAGAGCACGCTCCGGGAGCTACCGTGCGTCGGGCACTGCACTCACATGACCCACCCGGAGACCGTCATTCGTGAAATCGATGCCTGGCTTGGTCAGTCTAGCTGA
- a CDS encoding PepSY domain-containing protein produces MKKTAIALAITAIATLGLGQAAMAEQDDYQQALDQAAFANMIEQANNAGVALFREIQIDEERGAMEFEVEGWDAGGQGYELTLNVESGEVMHESSTETQVASWGLDEQSSTPTQVAPWGLDAQQLNSVLDRASQDGFDRFEDIDIDEDGTVDVSGFDGDQREMERSYGLDEFKGDQ; encoded by the coding sequence ATGAAAAAGACAGCAATCGCACTCGCTATCACCGCCATCGCCACGCTGGGTCTTGGTCAAGCTGCCATGGCCGAGCAGGACGACTACCAACAAGCGCTCGACCAGGCAGCGTTTGCCAACATGATTGAGCAAGCCAACAACGCCGGTGTCGCCTTGTTTCGTGAAATTCAAATCGATGAAGAACGCGGCGCGATGGAGTTTGAGGTCGAAGGCTGGGATGCCGGCGGCCAAGGGTATGAGCTGACGCTTAACGTCGAAAGCGGGGAAGTCATGCACGAGTCGTCTACCGAGACCCAAGTTGCCTCTTGGGGGCTGGACGAGCAGTCGTCCACCCCGACCCAGGTCGCGCCCTGGGGGCTGGACGCGCAGCAGCTCAACAGCGTGCTCGACCGCGCAAGCCAGGACGGTTTTGACCGCTTCGAAGATATCGACATTGATGAAGACGGTACGGTCGACGTCAGCGGCTTCGATGGTGACCAGCGCGAAATGGAGCGCAGCTACGGCCTTGACGAGTTCAAAGGCGACCAGTAA
- a CDS encoding YciI family protein, whose protein sequence is MQYVITAYDFTDEDALSRRMANREAHLAGVKKLIAQGRFLSGGAILDDEGQMIGSTIHVAFENRSALDEWIDQDPYTLGRVWETFDIREVRLVPVDA, encoded by the coding sequence ATGCAGTATGTCATCACGGCCTACGACTTTACCGATGAAGACGCCCTTTCACGCCGAATGGCGAATCGTGAGGCGCATTTAGCAGGGGTTAAAAAGCTGATCGCACAAGGACGCTTTTTAAGCGGCGGTGCGATTCTGGATGACGAAGGGCAAATGATCGGCTCCACGATTCACGTCGCTTTCGAGAATCGTTCGGCGCTTGACGAGTGGATCGACCAGGATCCCTATACCCTGGGGCGAGTATGGGAAACCTTCGATATCCGCGAAGTACGCCTCGTGCCGGTCGACGCGTGA
- a CDS encoding LysR family transcriptional regulator encodes MHFNKLDLNLLVALDHMLALQSVSQAAERMNLTQSAMSNALTRLRGYFDDPLLVQVGRRMELTPRAQSMKHSVRDILVRVEATVSTDILFDPSQSTRKFRIILSDFVMSTLIPRVLELIDIKSSGISFSFLPQIETPHLAIEKGDADLLVAPEPLLSTEHPNEHLFNERYVCITCAQSRHHGQEMNLARYCGARHVKMVPSTGAATFEQKWVEKLGIERDIALTSYTFSSLPHLIMGSDRIATVHEQLAETYKESLPIDIHPLPFDIPMLEERIQWHAYRDQDPGIQWLVEMMRRAAKELL; translated from the coding sequence ATGCATTTCAACAAGTTGGACCTTAATCTACTGGTCGCCTTGGACCATATGCTAGCTCTTCAGTCGGTCAGCCAAGCGGCAGAGCGCATGAATCTTACCCAATCTGCCATGTCAAACGCCTTGACAAGATTAAGAGGCTACTTCGACGACCCTCTCCTTGTTCAGGTAGGACGTCGAATGGAACTGACCCCCCGCGCGCAATCAATGAAGCACTCTGTACGCGATATTTTGGTACGTGTAGAGGCTACAGTATCGACAGATATCTTATTTGACCCGAGTCAATCTACCCGCAAATTTCGTATCATCCTATCGGATTTCGTCATGTCCACGTTGATCCCCAGGGTGCTAGAACTAATCGATATAAAGTCATCAGGTATTTCGTTCAGCTTTTTACCTCAGATTGAAACACCTCACTTAGCGATCGAAAAAGGCGATGCCGATCTGTTGGTGGCGCCTGAGCCACTCCTCTCGACCGAGCATCCTAATGAGCACCTTTTCAATGAAAGATACGTATGCATAACGTGTGCTCAAAGCCGGCATCATGGCCAGGAAATGAACCTGGCACGCTACTGCGGCGCACGCCATGTAAAGATGGTACCTTCGACTGGAGCTGCAACGTTTGAACAAAAGTGGGTTGAAAAACTGGGTATAGAACGCGACATCGCTTTAACCAGCTATACGTTTTCTTCGCTTCCTCACTTGATTATGGGCAGCGACCGTATTGCCACTGTGCACGAGCAACTTGCAGAGACTTATAAAGAATCATTACCCATAGATATTCACCCTCTTCCCTTCGACATTCCTATGCTTGAAGAACGTATTCAGTGGCATGCCTATCGTGATCAGGATCCCGGTATTCAATGGTTAGTAGAAATGATGAGGCGAGCAGCAAAGGAGCTTCTTTAA
- a CDS encoding FecCD family ABC transporter permease, whose protein sequence is MGATRIGAGSARWVWLMPLCLIAALLVGASIGETRIPLSTVLNVLASKLGMIDRPLSTLDEAIVWHYRLARAVVAACCGAGLAVSGVILQALLRNSLADPYLLGISAGASTGAVTVTVAGLGAGMISMSMGAFAGALAAFSFVALLAHLAGGGQGVRGAGILILAGIAGAQLFNALTAFIIAHSANAEQARGIMFWLLGNMSGVRWPDAWLALPVAGASLAVALGHVRSLDAFAFGAESAASLGVNLRATKGLLIGTAALATAVMVSITGAIGFVGLVVPHACRLLVGVRHRRLVPATALCGAVFMVLCDVVSRVVIPGQVLPIGVITALVGAPAFAYLMVRGRQ, encoded by the coding sequence ATGGGGGCGACACGTATCGGCGCAGGTTCCGCGCGGTGGGTCTGGCTGATGCCGCTTTGTTTGATCGCGGCGCTTTTGGTCGGCGCCTCGATCGGCGAGACGCGCATCCCGCTCTCTACCGTGCTGAACGTATTGGCGAGCAAGCTTGGCATGATCGACCGGCCGCTTTCCACCCTCGACGAGGCGATCGTGTGGCACTACCGCCTGGCGCGCGCCGTCGTGGCGGCCTGCTGCGGCGCGGGGCTGGCGGTGTCCGGGGTGATTCTGCAGGCGCTGTTACGTAATTCGCTGGCCGACCCGTACCTGCTGGGCATCTCGGCGGGCGCTTCCACCGGCGCGGTCACGGTGACCGTGGCAGGCCTCGGGGCGGGAATGATCTCGATGTCCATGGGCGCCTTCGCCGGGGCACTTGCCGCCTTCAGCTTCGTGGCGCTGCTGGCGCATCTGGCCGGCGGCGGCCAGGGCGTGCGCGGCGCGGGCATTCTGATTCTCGCCGGTATCGCCGGGGCGCAGCTGTTCAACGCCTTGACCGCCTTCATCATCGCCCACTCCGCCAACGCCGAGCAGGCCCGGGGCATCATGTTCTGGCTGTTGGGCAATATGTCCGGCGTGCGCTGGCCGGACGCCTGGCTGGCGCTGCCGGTGGCCGGGGCGAGTCTGGCGGTGGCGCTTGGACACGTGCGCTCGCTCGACGCCTTCGCCTTCGGTGCGGAAAGCGCGGCGTCGCTCGGTGTGAATCTGCGGGCAACGAAGGGGCTTTTGATCGGCACGGCGGCGCTGGCGACGGCAGTGATGGTGTCGATCACCGGCGCGATCGGCTTCGTCGGGCTGGTGGTGCCCCACGCCTGTAGGCTGCTGGTCGGGGTGCGCCACCGCCGGCTGGTGCCGGCGACCGCCTTGTGCGGGGCGGTGTTCATGGTGCTGTGCGATGTCGTTTCCCGGGTGGTGATTCCCGGCCAGGTGCTGCCCATCGGCGTGATCACCGCGCTGGTCGGCGCGCCGGCGTTTGCCTACCTGATGGTGCGGGGGCGGCAGTGA
- a CDS encoding ABC transporter ATP-binding protein, protein MSQAIPPLLSARGVSFSASGRRLVDGIDLDVFPGETLGVIGPNGAGKSTLLRLLAGLLPPGRGEVRFEGTPLSRLSRRQIARRMALVAQQADTDERLTARDAVELGRTPWLGRLGHWRAEDTAAVDRALGAVEMEALADRLWASLSGGERQRVHIARAHAQQPQLMLLDEPTNHLDIHHQLAILALIKALPITAVVALHDLSHALRCDRVLALLEGREVALGPPLEVLTPTLLRALFGVEARLVDDPDGDIPLIAFRRLC, encoded by the coding sequence GTGAGTCAAGCGATCCCGCCGCTACTGAGCGCCCGCGGCGTGAGCTTTTCGGCATCCGGGCGAAGGCTCGTCGACGGCATCGACCTCGACGTCTTTCCCGGCGAGACGCTGGGCGTGATTGGCCCCAACGGCGCGGGCAAGTCGACGCTTTTACGTCTGCTGGCCGGGCTCTTGCCGCCAGGCCGGGGCGAGGTGCGCTTCGAGGGTACGCCGCTTTCGCGCTTGAGCCGGCGCCAGATCGCCCGGCGCATGGCGCTGGTAGCGCAGCAGGCGGACACCGACGAGCGGCTCACCGCCCGCGACGCGGTGGAGCTTGGTCGCACGCCCTGGCTTGGGCGGCTGGGCCACTGGCGCGCCGAGGACACCGCCGCCGTCGACCGGGCACTTGGCGCGGTGGAGATGGAGGCGCTGGCCGACCGGCTCTGGGCCTCGCTTTCCGGCGGCGAGCGCCAACGCGTGCACATCGCCCGCGCCCACGCGCAACAACCGCAGCTGATGCTGCTCGACGAGCCCACCAACCATCTCGATATCCACCACCAGCTCGCCATTCTGGCGCTGATCAAGGCGCTGCCGATCACCGCCGTGGTCGCGCTGCACGATCTTTCTCACGCGCTGCGCTGTGACCGGGTGCTGGCGCTTCTGGAAGGCCGCGAGGTGGCGCTCGGCCCGCCGCTCGAGGTGCTGACGCCCACGCTTCTGCGCGCGCTGTTCGGCGTCGAGGCGCGGCTGGTGGACGACCCCGACGGCGACATCCCGCTCATCGCTTTCCGCCGGCTCTGCTGA
- a CDS encoding GGDEF and EAL domain-containing protein, whose amino-acid sequence MYTPSLLSLDEFPVGCLVTDARRRVLYSNQYMMEQYGHSPAALAGRELFDLFSKASQILCESFIVPALAREGQCEEIRLTMRSPSGQSLPVMVSAVHDDACQRCFWSIANAQRSEQLYVELKKTQQLLEQKVALLRSLSHADPLTGLPNRAALSKHLDHKIDCARPGSAGFALALIDLDGFKAINDRHGHETGDKALQQAARRLADTLRQQDLVARFGGDEFVVVLDGRFSRALDEPIWNRLTQRLAAPLLIDGVSLSLSASIGITFYPQSNTLEPDQLIRQADQAMYQAKLAGKNQVCLFDSDGEIVQKERHAALSGLDEALVAEQFRLFYQPKVNMRTGEVLGAEALIRWLHPEQGLLGPQAFLPVLSNTPSGIRLGRWVIMTALLQMQTWREQGLNLSVSINIDGYHLQHPQFLQELGTMLADVPEVPKANIELEVLETSAIEDAAQAAMIINACRALGLKVSLDDFGTGYSSLSQLRDLPVDTLKIDRSFVQNMLTRPGDLAILKGVIGFAGAFECGVIAEGVETLQHSQKLVALGCEAGQGYYIARPMPADEFPGWVERWTHSEFDQKYGTQAHGTQDN is encoded by the coding sequence ATGTACACACCCAGCCTGCTCTCGTTAGATGAATTCCCGGTGGGGTGCCTGGTGACGGATGCGCGGCGCCGGGTGCTTTACAGCAATCAGTACATGATGGAGCAGTATGGCCACTCGCCCGCGGCGCTGGCGGGGAGGGAGCTGTTCGATCTTTTCAGCAAGGCGTCGCAGATTCTTTGTGAGTCGTTCATCGTTCCGGCGCTGGCGCGAGAGGGGCAGTGCGAAGAGATTCGCTTGACGATGAGGTCGCCCAGTGGCCAGAGCCTGCCGGTGATGGTCAGCGCAGTGCACGATGACGCCTGTCAGCGCTGTTTCTGGAGCATCGCCAATGCCCAGCGCTCCGAGCAGCTCTACGTGGAACTGAAGAAGACCCAGCAACTGCTGGAGCAGAAGGTGGCGCTTCTGCGTTCGCTCTCGCACGCCGATCCGCTGACGGGGCTGCCCAACCGGGCAGCCTTGAGCAAACATCTGGATCACAAGATCGACTGCGCCCGCCCGGGGAGCGCCGGTTTCGCGCTGGCGCTCATCGATCTGGACGGCTTCAAGGCGATCAACGACCGCCATGGCCACGAGACCGGTGACAAGGCGCTGCAGCAGGCCGCCAGGCGCTTGGCCGACACGCTGCGCCAGCAGGATCTGGTCGCACGGTTCGGCGGCGACGAATTCGTCGTGGTGCTCGATGGCCGCTTTTCCCGGGCGCTGGATGAGCCGATCTGGAACCGGCTGACGCAACGGCTGGCAGCGCCGCTATTGATCGATGGCGTGTCGCTGAGTCTTTCGGCCAGTATCGGTATCACGTTTTATCCGCAGTCCAACACGCTGGAGCCCGACCAGCTGATTCGCCAAGCGGATCAGGCGATGTATCAGGCCAAGCTGGCGGGCAAGAACCAGGTCTGCCTTTTCGACAGCGACGGCGAGATCGTTCAGAAAGAACGCCATGCCGCGCTTTCAGGCCTCGACGAGGCGCTGGTCGCCGAACAGTTTCGGCTCTTCTATCAACCCAAGGTCAACATGCGAACAGGGGAGGTGCTGGGCGCCGAGGCGCTCATCCGCTGGCTGCATCCCGAGCAGGGCCTGCTGGGCCCGCAGGCGTTTTTGCCGGTGCTCTCGAACACGCCAAGCGGCATTCGGCTTGGGCGCTGGGTGATCATGACGGCGCTGCTGCAAATGCAGACGTGGCGCGAACAGGGCCTGAACCTGAGCGTCAGCATCAATATCGATGGCTACCATTTACAGCATCCGCAATTTTTGCAGGAGCTGGGCACGATGCTGGCGGACGTACCCGAGGTGCCGAAAGCAAATATCGAACTGGAGGTGCTGGAAACCAGCGCGATCGAGGATGCGGCGCAGGCGGCCATGATCATCAACGCCTGCCGCGCGCTGGGGCTCAAGGTGTCGCTGGACGATTTCGGTACCGGCTACTCCTCCCTGAGCCAGCTGCGCGACTTGCCCGTGGATACGCTCAAGATCGATCGCAGCTTCGTGCAGAACATGCTCACTCGCCCCGGCGACCTGGCGATCCTCAAGGGGGTGATCGGCTTTGCCGGCGCTTTCGAGTGCGGCGTGATCGCCGAAGGGGTGGAAACGCTGCAGCACAGTCAAAAGCTGGTGGCGCTGGGCTGCGAAGCGGGCCAGGGCTACTATATCGCCCGCCCCATGCCCGCTGACGAGTTCCCCGGCTGGGTTGAGCGGTGGACACACAGCGAGTTTGATCAAAAGTACGGCACACAAGCGCACGGCACACAGGATAACTGA
- a CDS encoding NYN domain-containing protein, whose amino-acid sequence MTRVALFVDTQNVYYTARDAFGKHFDYGAFYRRASAHREVVAAFCYATDKGDSGQRKFQNALRHIGFEVKLKPFIQRGDGSAKGDWDVGITLDAIEYAERADVIVLVSGDGDFDLLAEKIRRVHGKRVEVYGVAALTAASLMRAASEFVPIEGELLLS is encoded by the coding sequence ATGACCCGCGTCGCCCTTTTCGTGGATACCCAGAACGTCTACTACACCGCGCGCGACGCCTTCGGTAAGCACTTCGACTACGGCGCCTTCTACCGCCGGGCGAGCGCCCATCGCGAGGTCGTCGCGGCCTTTTGCTACGCCACCGACAAGGGAGATTCGGGGCAGCGCAAGTTTCAAAACGCGCTGCGCCATATCGGTTTCGAGGTCAAACTGAAGCCTTTCATTCAGCGCGGCGATGGCTCCGCCAAGGGCGACTGGGACGTGGGCATTACGCTCGACGCCATCGAGTACGCCGAGCGGGCCGATGTCATCGTACTGGTGTCGGGCGACGGCGACTTCGACCTGCTGGCCGAGAAGATTCGCCGGGTGCACGGTAAGCGCGTCGAAGTGTACGGCGTGGCCGCCCTCACCGCCGCCTCGCTGATGCGCGCGGCGAGCGAGTTCGTGCCCATCGAGGGCGAACTATTGCTCAGCTAG
- a CDS encoding DUF2243 domain-containing protein yields MTYDANKRDIHDIKRSRWAAVLVGIGAMAALDEIVFHQLLQWHHFFDFSTPAFGILSDGLLHAFELLAVVVGVFLLLDLSQRGRLSVAWAKAGFFLGMGGFQLFDGLINHKILRLHQIRYGVDPLMYDLVWNAFAVGFLLIGAWFWRRARVLPAR; encoded by the coding sequence ATGACGTACGATGCGAACAAACGCGACATCCATGACATCAAGCGCTCGCGCTGGGCGGCGGTGCTGGTCGGCATCGGCGCGATGGCGGCGCTCGATGAGATCGTCTTTCATCAGCTGCTGCAGTGGCACCACTTTTTCGACTTTTCCACCCCCGCTTTCGGCATTCTTTCCGACGGCCTTTTGCACGCCTTCGAGCTCTTGGCAGTGGTGGTCGGCGTGTTTCTTTTGCTGGATCTCTCCCAGCGCGGGCGCTTGAGCGTGGCCTGGGCGAAGGCGGGGTTCTTTCTGGGGATGGGCGGCTTTCAGCTCTTCGACGGCCTCATCAACCACAAGATTTTACGCCTGCACCAGATTCGCTACGGAGTGGACCCGCTGATGTACGACCTGGTCTGGAATGCCTTCGCGGTCGGGTTTCTGCTGATCGGTGCGTGGTTCTGGCGCCGCGCCCGCGTGTTGCCCGCGCGCTGA